One genomic segment of Homo sapiens chromosome 14, GRCh38.p14 Primary Assembly includes these proteins:
- the AKAP5 gene encoding A-kinase anchor protein 5 — METTISEIHVENKDEKRSAEGSPGAERQKEKASMLCFKRRKKAAKALKPKAGSEAADVARKCPQEAGASDQPEPTRGAWASLKRLVTRRKRSESSKQQKPLEGEMQPAINAEDADLSKKKAKSRLKIPCIKFPRGPKRSNHSKIIEDSDCSIKVQEEAEILDIQTQTPLNDQATKAKSTQDLSEGISRKDGDEVCESNVSNSTTSGEKVISVELGLDNGHSAIQTGTLILEEIETIKEKQDVQPQQASPLETSETDHQQPVLSDVPPLPAIPDQQIVEEASNSTLESAPNGKDYESTEIVAEETKPKDTELSQESDFKENGITEEKSKSEESKRMEPIAIIITDTEISEFDVTKSKNVPKQFLISAENEQVGVFANDNGFEDRTSEQYETLLIETASSLVKNAIQLSIEQLVNEMASDDNKINNLLQ, encoded by the coding sequence ATGGAAACCACAATTTCAGAAATTCATGTAGAAAACAAGGATGAGAAGAGATCAGCAGAAGGTAGTCCTGGGGctgaaaggcagaaggaaaaggcaTCCATGCTTTGCttcaagagaagaaagaaagcagcCAAAGCACTGAAGCCCAAAGCTGGCTCTGAAGCTGCTGATGTGGCAAGGAAGTGTCCACAAGAAGCAGGAGCTTCTGATCAGCCAGAGCCCACACGGGGGGCCTGGGCCTCACTCAAACGTCTTGTAACACGCAGGAAAAGGTCAGAGTCTTCAAAGCAGCAAAAGCCATTGGAGGGTGAAATGCAACCTGCAATAAATGCTGAGGATGCTGATCTTTCtaagaaaaaggcaaaatctAGACTTAAGATTCCCTGCATAAAATTCCCAAGAGGGCCAAAAAGGAGTAATCATTCCAAAATTATAGAAGACTCAGACTGCAGCATCAAAgtccaggaagaagctgaaattTTGGATATACAAACACAGACCCCATTGAATGATCAGGCAACAAAGGCTAAGTCAACCCAGGATCTAAGTGAAGGCATCTCACGGAAAGATGGTGATGAGGTCTGTGAATCAAATGTGAGCAATAGCACAACTTCTGGAGAGAAAGTGATTTCAGTAGAACTTGGATTAGATAATGGGCATTCTGCTATTCAAACGGGAACTCTAATCCTTGAAGAAATTGAAACGATCAAGGAAAAACAAGATGTTCAACCCCAGCAAGCAAGCCCACTTGAAACTTCAGAAACAGACCATCAGCAGCCAGTACTTTCTGATGTTCCTCCTTTACCTGCAATTCCAGATCAACAAATTGTGGAAGAAGCCAGTAACAGTACCCTAGAAAGTGCACCAAATGGAAAAGACTATGAAAGTACAGAGATTGTAGCTGAAGAAACTAAGCCAAAAGATACTGAATTGAGCCAAGAatcagattttaaagaaaatgggaTCACtgaagagaaatccaaatcagaagaaagcaaaagaatggagccaattgctattattattacagaCACTGAAATCAGTGAATTTGATGTTACAAAATCTAAAAATGTCCCTAAGCAATTCTTAATTTCAGCTGAAAATGAGCAAGTAGGGGTTTTTGCTAATGATAATGGTTTTGAGGATAGAACTTCAGAACAATATGAAACACTCTTAATTGAAACAGCCTCTTCTCTAGTCAAGAATGCTATTCAGTTGTCAATAGAACAGCTGGTTAATGAAATGGCCTctgatgataataaaataaacaatcttCTACAGTGA